The Streptomyces sp. NBC_00286 nucleotide sequence GCCACCGGCCGGCCGCTCGCCGTCCGGCTCCACCAGGCGGTGTACGCGGCCCGCGAGGCCATCGACTACCAACGCGCCACCGGCGGCATGGACGCCTTCGACAGCGCCGTCGAAGCGGGCGTCAGCCATGAGCTCACAGAAGCTCTCATCACCCTCGTGAAGGGCACCGAGGGCGCCCGGATCGCCGTCGACTGGGCGCCCGCCGCCGGAGTCCCCGAGGGCTGCGCGACACCCGCCGAACCCGTCGAGTTCTCACCCGGCGACCTGCCCGTCCTGCGCGAGGCAGGCGCCCGCTATCTGCGCGAGGAACCGTCCGTTGCGGTGCGGATCACGGGCACGGTCGTACGAATGCGCAGGTCGGCGCCGCGCGGTGACGGCGCGGTGCGGCTGCGGGTCATCGCGGGCGCCGAGATACCGCACGTACGGATGACGCTCGACGAGGAGGCGTACCGGATCGCGGGCCATGCCCATCTGCTGGGGCTGCCGGTACGGGTGCACGGGCGGCTGGAGAGCCGGGGCGGCTTCCGGCGGCTGACCGGCGCTTCCGGGGTCGCGCCCGTGCAGGTGGACGAGGCGGAACGGGACCGGCTGATGAAGTCGCTGCAGGAGACCGCGGAGATCACGGCCTTCTTCGAGGAGACGTGCGGCGGGGACTGAGCGGGGACGGAGACCGGGGGAGAGGCAACCTTTTCGCGAGGGGGGCCGTGGGCTCGGTACGATCCCTTCTATTGCGTACGCAGGAGAAGACGCGCACGCCCCCTTCAGTCAGGAGAGACCGGTGTCAGACGTCCGTGTGATCATCCAACGCGATTCCGAGCGGGAAGAGCGCGTGGTGACGACGGGCACTACGGCCGCCGAACTCTTCACCGGGGAGCGCACGATCATCGCCGCGCGGGTGGCGGGCGAGCTGAAGGACCTCGCGTACGAGGTGAAGGACGGCGAGACCGTCGAGGGCGTCGAGATCTCCTCCGAGGACGGTCTGAACATCCTGCGCCACTCCACCGCGCACGTCATGGCGCAGGCCGTGCAGGAGCTCTTCCCCGAGGCCAAGCTGGGCATCGGCCCGCCGGTCAAGGACGGCTTCTACTACGACTTCGACGTCGAGAAGCCGTTCACGCCCGAGGATCTCAAGGCCATCGAGAAGAAGATGCAGGAGATTCAGAAGCGCGGTCAGCGTTTCTCGCGGCGTGTGGTGACGGACGAGGCCGCGCGTACGGAGCTGGCTTCGGAGCCGTACAAGCTGGAGCTGATCGGGCTGAAGGGCTCGGCGTCTTCGGACGACGGTGCGGATGTCGAGGTGGGCGCCGGCGAGCTGACCATCTACGACAACATCGACGCCAAGACCGGTGACCTGTGCTGGAAGGACCTGTGCCGGGGGCCGCACCTGCCGACCACGCGGAACATTCCGGCGTTCAAGCTGATGCGCAACGCCGCCGCGTACTGGCGTGGCAGCGAGAAAAACCCGATGCTGCAGCGCATCTACGGCACCGCCTGGCCGTCCAAGGATGAGCTCAAGGCGCACCTCGAGTTCCTCGCGGAGGCCGAGAAGCGCGATCACCGGAAGCTGGGCAGCGAACTTGACCTGTTCTCGATTCCTGAGCAGATCGGGTCGGGACTGGCCGTCTTCCATCCCAAGGGCGGCATCATCCGCCGGGTGATGGAGGACTACTCGCGGCGTCGCCACGAGGAGGCGGGCTACGAGTTCGTCTACACCCCGCATGCGACGAAGGGGAAGCTCTTCGAGACCTCGGGGCACCTGGACTGGTACGCGGACGGTATGTACCCGCCCATGCAGCTCGACGAGGGCGTGGACTACTACCTCAAGCCCATGAACTGCCCGATGCACAACCTGATCTTCGACGCGCGTGGGCGGTCGTACCGTGAACTGCCGCTCAGGCTCTTCGAGTTCGGGACCGTGTACCGGTACGAGAAGTCGGGCGTCGTGCACGGGCTGACCCGGGCCCGCGGCTTCACCCAGGACGACGCGCACATCTACTGCACGCGTGAACAGATGTCGGAGGAGCTTGACAAGCTGCTCACATTCGTCCTCGAACTGCTGCGGGACTACGGTCTGACCGACTTCTACCTGGAACTGTCCACCAAGGACGAGACCAAGTTCGTCGGCTCGGACGAGGCCTGGGAAGAGGCGACCGAGACGCTGCGGGAGGTGGCTGAGAAGCAGGGGCTGCCGTTGGTTCCGGACCCGGGTGGTGCCGCCTTCTACGGGCCGAAGATCTCCGTCCAGGCGCGCGATGCCATCGGCCGTACGTGGCAGATGTCGACGATCCAGCTCGACTTCAACCTGCCGGAGCGCTTCGAGCTGGAGTACACCTCGCCCGACGGTTCCAAGCAGCGTCCGGTCATGATCCACCGCGCGCTGTTCGGCTCGATCGAGCGGTTCTTCGCTGTGCTGCTGGAGCATTACGCCGGCGCGTTCCCGGCGTGGCTGGCTCCGGTGCAGGCGGTCGGTATCCCGGTGGGCGACGCGCATGTCGAGTACCTGGAGAAGTTCGCTGCCGAGGCTAAGCAGAAGGGGCTGCGGGTCGAGGTCGACTCTTCGTCGGATCGCATGCAGAAGAAGATCAGGACGGCACAGAAGCAGAAAGTTCCGTTCATGATCATCGTCGGTGACGATGACATGAACGCCGACACGGTGTCGTTCCGGTACCGCGACGGGTCGCAGGAGAACGGCATTCCGCGGGACGAGGCGCTGGCGAAGCTTGTTGATGTTGTGGAGCGCCGAGTGCAGGTGTGATGGGGCCCCGCTGACGCGGGGTTTCGGGCCCCCGGGATTCCCGGGGGCCTTTGCCGTGCATGGTGTGTGAAGCCATATGCTGCACCACATGACGAGTGAGCCGGAGCAGCAGATCGGGGTGGGGACGCAGGACGCGTTCCAGCGCTTGTGGACGCCCCATCGGATGGCGTACATCCAGGGTGAGAACAAGCCCAGCGGCCCTGGTGCCGACGACGGCTGCCCGTTCTGCTCGATCCCGGCCCAGTCCGACGAGGACGGGCTCGTCATCAAGCGGGGTGAGCAGGTCTACGCGGTGCTCAACCTGTACCCGTACAACG carries:
- the thrS gene encoding threonine--tRNA ligase, encoding MSDVRVIIQRDSEREERVVTTGTTAAELFTGERTIIAARVAGELKDLAYEVKDGETVEGVEISSEDGLNILRHSTAHVMAQAVQELFPEAKLGIGPPVKDGFYYDFDVEKPFTPEDLKAIEKKMQEIQKRGQRFSRRVVTDEAARTELASEPYKLELIGLKGSASSDDGADVEVGAGELTIYDNIDAKTGDLCWKDLCRGPHLPTTRNIPAFKLMRNAAAYWRGSEKNPMLQRIYGTAWPSKDELKAHLEFLAEAEKRDHRKLGSELDLFSIPEQIGSGLAVFHPKGGIIRRVMEDYSRRRHEEAGYEFVYTPHATKGKLFETSGHLDWYADGMYPPMQLDEGVDYYLKPMNCPMHNLIFDARGRSYRELPLRLFEFGTVYRYEKSGVVHGLTRARGFTQDDAHIYCTREQMSEELDKLLTFVLELLRDYGLTDFYLELSTKDETKFVGSDEAWEEATETLREVAEKQGLPLVPDPGGAAFYGPKISVQARDAIGRTWQMSTIQLDFNLPERFELEYTSPDGSKQRPVMIHRALFGSIERFFAVLLEHYAGAFPAWLAPVQAVGIPVGDAHVEYLEKFAAEAKQKGLRVEVDSSSDRMQKKIRTAQKQKVPFMIIVGDDDMNADTVSFRYRDGSQENGIPRDEALAKLVDVVERRVQV